The Bradyrhizobium sp. CCGB01 genome segment ACGGGCGGATATCGGGCAGGACGCCGAGGCATTTCACGCCGAGCTGATCCTCGACATCGCTCGGCGAGCGCAGCACGTCGCTGAGCAGCTCTCTCGCGAAAGCGGCACCGAAGCCGAAGCACAGACCGCCGAACAGGCCGCCCATCAGCGCCAGCAGGGTCTTGGGCGAGCTCTTCTTGTCCGGCTTGACCGCCGTGCTGATGATGCGCGCTTCGCTGATCGGGAAGCTTTGGTTCTGCGTCGCGTTCTGGAGCTTCTCGAGGAAGTTGTTGTAGAGGTTGCGATAGGTGTCCGCCGCGCTTTCGAGGTCGCGCAGCTTGACCTGGGCCTGGCTGGTGCTGCCGGCCTGCGACACGAGGTTCTTGAGGTTTTCGTCCAGCGACGTCTCGCGGCTCTTGGCGATCTCGTATTCGCTGCGATAGGCGTCCGCGATACGGCGCACTTCGTCAGCGATCGCCTTGCGCAGCTCTTCCATGCGGTTGGCGAGGTTGATGGCCGCCTGGTGGGTCTTGCCGTAGCGGCTCGACCAATCGGCATACTGAGCCGCGAGGTCGAGATACTGGGCGCGCAGGCGCGTGATCACGGTGTTGTTGAGGGCGTCCGTCACCGTCGGCTGGACGAGGTCCTTGTCGAGCAGCGCCTCGATCCGGTCGAGGCGCGCCTTGGCCTCGGCGGTGGCGGCGCGCGCGGTGACGAGCTGCGAGTTGGCGTCCGCGAGCTGCTGCTCGCTCATCAAGCCGCGGCTGGTGCCGACGATGTTGTTCTCGGCCTTGAAGGTCTGCACGGCGCGGTCGCTCGCCGTCGCCTGCTCGCGCAGCTCGGCGCTGCGCTGCTGGAGCCACTCGCCGGCGCGCTTGGTCGACTGATACTTCGCCTCCAGGGCACCCACGATGTAGGCGTCCGCGATTGCGTTCGCGATCTTTGCCGCCTTGTTCGGATCGATCGAGCGGTAGTTCAGGGAGAGGACATAGGTCGTGAGCACGCGCTCGACCTTGAGATTCTTCTGCAGCAGCTCGACCGCGCCACGCTCGACCCGCTCCTTGCTGGGAGGGCCGTCCGATCCGAACAGCGACATGACCTTGCCGATGATGAGCGGAAGCAATCCCGGCTCGGAGCCGTTGAATTCCGCGTCTTCGGTCAGCTTCAGGCGGCGGACGATCGACAGGATCAGGTCGTCAGACTGGAGAATCTCGACCTGGCTGTCGACGAAGCCCGGGTCGATCAGCGCGTTGGCGGTTCCGCTGTCCTTATCCAGCACCTGGGTTTGTCGCGTGTCCATCAGGATGCGCGCATTCGCGGTGTACATCGGCGTTGCGCTGATCAGGTAGACGAGAACGAGTGCGAGCGTACCGGCCACGATGGCGACGATCAGCGGCCACTGGCGACGCACGATGTCCAGAGCGCGTTCGGCGCTGAGCGTCGTGCCACCGACCTCGATGGCATACTTCGGGCGTTGCGGAAACTGATCTCGTGGCTGAAACATTTCTGGGAATCTTGATTGTCACTCGGGAAGGGGGACGGGTTTGAACGGATCGGCGACGTCGGTCTTCCATTCGCCCGACATCAGGCCGGCGCTCGAGCTCGGACCTGCCGGCAGGTTGGTGGCTGTGGGTGGAGCGGGGCTCCCCGGAGCCGGCGCCATCGCCGCGTCCTGATCCGCGTAATATCCCTTGAGCACCGCGCCGTCGTGCAGCTTGTTGACGAATTCGCTGATCCTGCGTGCGACGTCGGGTTTTGTGGATACGCAACGGTCTTCGGCACGATGAAGCCCGATGCCGATTGCGATGCGATCGGCCTGGCTCGCTTCACGCAGCATGTCGCGCACCGAATCAAGTGCCGCGATATCGGTCACCAGCACGCCGGTCAGCCGGCCCGTAAGCTTGTCTCTGTCGTTCTTCGACAGCCGAAGAATGACCGACGGGTCCGAGATGAAGGCGCTGACTGCGCCGGGAGGTGCGCGCTCGGCGCGGTCGACGCATTGGGCCCGCGCCGGCGTCGCAAGTGTTGCAGACAGCGCAGCGACGACGACCATGACGATCCGTGAGGCCCGGAGAGGACCACGCAACAAGCTATCGAGTTTGAGGAGGATCGCGCTCATATCTCGTTGCGAATTATTGATGCTGTATGGGATTGGGCCGTAGGTCTTTGATGGCCCAAAACTATGTCAAATTCTTGTGCGGCGCAAAATATAAACCAACGCGGACCAAATTGCCATCCTCGCTGGATCTTCAACATGAACGACGCTTGTGCTGCGATCAGGCGCAGATTCTGCGAATGATCGCTCACGTCTTGATGCGTCAAGCTTGATTCTTAGGCAGATGACCATGCAATGACAAAGGCGCGAGGGGGCTCCTCGCGCCTTCAACCTGCGATTGGCGTGTTCGCGAAACTTCGCGCGATCTATTCGATGGTTCGCAGCATCGCAAGACGCGTGGCGCGCAGCCGCTCGCCATGGTCGCCGACCGCGACCCAGAAGCGCGGGTTGCCGCCGGACTGCATCGAGATCCACTCGTACTCCGCAGCGTTCCACGGGCGTACCGAGGCAGAAAGATTGTCCAGAACGAAATCGCCGTCGGCAAGACGCGCGACCAGCACGAGATGGCCCTGGCCGCCATTGGTCAGCACGACCGCAAGCCGCAGTGCTGATTTGGGCCAACCCATCTCGATCAGCTGATGACGCTTGGTGACCGCGTAGTCGTTGCAATCGCCGGCGGACGGCGAAACGGTCCAGCGCGCGACCATCGGATTGGTCGATTTCTGCATTGGCGTGATCGACGCGTTGACCGCACTGTTGACCTCGCGCAGCATGCTCATCGCCCGGTCGCCCGAGGGCAGTGTCCGGTCGGCGGCGTCTACCGCGCATTCGGCGTCATTGTTTATGCAGAACTTGACGAATTGCAGCGGCGCGAGCGCGTTGTCGTACTCGCGGATGAACGCACTCTTCGCCTGGTTGAGCGAGCCGTCGTTCAGAATCTCGGCCTTGGCGGCGGTGCCGGTCGACGCGATCCCGATCGCGACCAGCGATTTGATAATCCAGCTCATGACATCCCCGTCTGGCGTTTTCTTTTGACGCTACGGGTATCTCACAAACGATTTGAGCTTTGGTTCCGCCGAAATTTACAATTGTAGCGAAATCGGCCGGTCGCGAGACCGGCCGAGGGAGGTTGGTTAATTCGCTGCCAACGCAGCGGTTCCGGCCATTAACGCGACGGGCTTACGGACGTCAGAACCGCGGTGGATGTCGCCGCAAACAGCGTCTGTGACGCCGCGCCGGGGCCGCTCTGGTTCACGGCCGTGGGTTCGGTCGAGCTTGCCCCACCACCGCGTGCCTCTGCGGCGGTCGAGCCCGGTCCGCCGCCGGCCGTGGTCTCGCCGGTCGGGTCGGCACCGTTCGTCGCTTCGGTCGGGATATCGCCGGTGATGCTGGTGAACGATTGGATCAGGTCGGGATTCTCCGTCTTGAGAACCGCCTCCTGAATCAGTTGGGCAACGCCGGGCTGCGACAGGACACAGACCGAGGCGGCGGTGCCGAGGCCGGCGCCGATGGCGCGGCTTTGATCGGCGCTGCTGGCCTTCGCCAATGAGGCAATGCCCTCGACGGTCTCGGGACGCGCGGTCAAGAGGTCGCGGACAGCTGAGGCGAGGCCGCCTTGTCCGTCCTTGAACTGATCGAGCAGTCCGCTCGGATTGGCCAGAAAGTCGGTGGCGCGCTCGGCTGAAACAGCGCCGGTGTTGTTGGCAACGCAGCTCGAGCTCACGCCCGTTGCGCCGAATGCTGCCGGCATTCCGGCAAAAAACGCCAGCGCTCCGACGATCACCGTGAAGCGCCTACCAGAATTCCAATTCATCACCCTGCCCATATTCCAATAATTATAATTTTAGTTTAACTCGACTTGCACAGATTTGCCACGCTCTTTTCGCATCTGTGACGGTAGCGATTGCGCGAGGCCGCATCCGACGACAGCTGCGAAAAACACGCCGTAACCCGGTATTTGTAGCGAGAAATCGATGCAGCTATGTGCAACCCCCAAGACAGCGACGCTCGCGCCGATGACGGGTATGTAGCGATCGCGCTTTCGGCGCAAGCTTCCGGTAAACAAATGGTAAAAGTACCAGAGGCAGGCCAGCGCGATGATTGCGAAGGCGGGAATGCCCAATTCGACGGCAATTTCCAGGGGCGTGCTGTGAGCGCGGTCCCAGATGCCGAGACTGCCGAGCGATGCGGGTCTGTTGGCGGGAAAAACAGCTTCGAAATTGCCCAGCCCGACGCCGAGCAGCCCATGGTCTGCGATGATCTCCAGTGAGGCCTGGTAGGCCGTCAGCCTCTGAGGGTCGATCAGCCCATGTTCGACGATTCGGTCCGCCACGATGCCGCCTACGAGCTGCAGGAGCACGAGTCCTGCTGCCGCCGACCCGCCGAGGACCAGCCACTTCCGCGATCTGCCGAGCTCCAGCGGCATGAGATAAAGGATGATGGCCAGCACGAACGCGCCGACTGACAACAGAAGGCCCGCCCGCGATCCGGTCATGGCAAGCGCGATCGTGCAGATCGCAAATCCCGCACCAAGTGCCACCGGCGCGGACAGGATCTGATCCAGCCGCGATCGCCAACCCGGTTGCTCCGCCGGCCCGCCTTCCTGGCGGTGCATCGTGCGCAGAAGCGGCACCAGAAACAGCAGGGCACAGGTGCCGAAGAACGTCGCCGCCGTATTTCGATTGACGAACGTTCCCGTGACAAAGCCCAGATACGCTTCTTTCTGCCTGAACAGGATCATGTCCGGTGCGATCAACTCCGCCAGGATTCCGTAGAGCGCGTACAGACAGCCCGCCCATGCCAGTATGCGTAGCAGCGAGCGCGCAGCGCTCGCCTCGCTTGCAAGGATCACGGCGCGCGTGAAGGCGAGTGAGAGCAGCAGGACTGATCCGAACGCGAGCCAAGGCCCGCGCGCCGTCACGGAGAGGCGCTCAGGCAATGCAACACCGAAAAATTGCCGCGGCAGTTCCCAGACGGCTGCGGATTGCGCAGCAGGGCTGCTCCACATTTGCAACGCGACCATGACGCCCACGGTTGCGATCGCCACTGCCAATGGAATGAGCAACATGGCGTTGCGACGGCTCACGGCGGATAGATCGGCGGTGAGCAAGCTGCAAACGAGCAGAAAATTCCAGAAACAAATCCACGCGAGGTCGAGGGATCCGAGTGGAAGTGGCGCCAGCACGAACACGGCTGCAGCGAAAAATCGCGATATCGCGCCCAAAGGCCCCTCTGTCGTTCAGCTCAGCGGCGATGGAGCTATCAGAACTTCGCGCGAGATCAAGTTAATGCGCATCCGGTCACGATTTCAGCACGATCGGCGCGTTTACCTCCGCCTCGATTCACGAGCCGGACGTCGAGCGACGATGAGCGCTAAGCATGTCGGTAAATCTCGGTTCAACTTGACGGTTAACGGTTGAACCGCAGGTCGAAGGAAGGCATTATGCTGCGACGCAGCATTTCGTTCTCGCTCATTGTCAGGTGCTCTGCCCGTGCCGGTTCATAAGCCAAAAGCGCACTACGTGCCGCTCGACAGCGTTCGAGGTCTCGCGGCGCTGTGCGTGGTCGTTCACCATTTTGTCGGCTCGGAGACGCTCAAGACGATCCTGCCGAACAGGGCGTGGATCGACGTCGCGTTCTTCCACAATTCGTGGCTCTGCGTCGATCTGTTCTTCGTGCTCAGCGGCATCGTCATCTCGATGAGCTACATGAAGTCGGACTTCGGCGCGTTCGACTTCCGTGACTTCGTCGCGCGACGCATTGCGCGAATCTATCCGCTCCACCTGGCGACGTTGCTCGCCTTTCTGTCGTTCCGGTTGATGAAGCTCGGCTTGGTGGCGGTCGGTATCCTGCATTTCGCGCCGCCCGAAATGCCGGTCAACAACTATGTCTCCTTCATCGTGAACCTGCTGCTGCTTCAGGCGTCCGGCATCATCAACTATCTGAGCTGGAACGGGCCGAGCTGGAGCATCAGCGCGGAGTTCTACACCTACCTCGTGTTTGCGGCCGTGATGCTCGCGGCGCAGGCCGCGAGGAACGTCCGGATGGTCTACGCCCTCTCGATATTGCTGGTCGTCGGCAGCCTCGGCATCATCCTGTTCGTGCTCGGCATGGAAACTCTCGACTTTCATTACCAGTTCGGCATCGTTCGCTGCATCCTCAGCTTCTTTCTCGGTGTGCTGACGGTTCGCGCCGTGGCGATGGTGCGGCCGGGCGTCAGTCCCATGCTTCAGTCGGCCGTGCAGATCGGCGCGGCGGTGACGGCGATCGTGATCATCTCGGTGGTCGCATGGCTGCCCGCCATCAGCTTCATCGCGCCGGTGGTGTTTGCGATCCTGCTCGGCTCGCTGATGCTGTTTCCCAACCGCCCCTTGCCCGAGCTGCTGACGGCGAAGCCGCTGGTGTGGCTCGGCAAGCGCTCCTATTCGATCTACATGGTCCACGCGCTGGTGCTCGTCCTGCTCGAATATTTCGCGCGCGGCGTTGGAGCGGCCCGCTTCCAGTCGCTGGATGGTCTGCTGCCTGGCCTGCCTGCCTCGGTGCTCCTCGTCGGTTTCGTCGGTGCCGTGCTCGCGCTTTCGAGCCTGACCTACGCCACCATCGAAATGCCGGGATCGCGGCTGGTTCTCGGGCTGCTCAGGCCCCGTCCAGCCAAGTCGCTCGCTGCGGCCGAGTGAATTGATGGCCGGCTATTCATCATCTCCCGCGCTTGCCGCTCCGGGCTTCCGCTTTGCGGAGCCGCCCATTGACGACGGCGCGCAGGCGAGCGGTTTGACCTTCAATCTCGAGGCAATCGCCCTGTGTCTCTACTTTTATAGAGACGCACTGGCCGGCGCATTGCGCTACTACCTGTCGGTCGCCAAAATCGACGCCATCTGGTTCCTGCCCGACATCTTCGCGATGGTGTGCATCCTCGCGTTCATTCAGCGCTACATCCTGGTGGGAAAGAGCCTGGTCGCGATCCTGACGCTGTTCTACATGGCGTTTGCGCTTTATCTCGGATACGTCTTCCTCGGCTACTTCACCGGCATGATGTCGTCCTTCAAGATGATTGCGCCGGTATTCGTGGGGTTCTGCTTCTGCGGCCGCAATTTCGGCGAGTACCGGCGACTGCTGGCCTGGATCCATCCGCTCTTCTACCTGACGATCTTCGGGATTTTCCTGTCTTGGCGCGTCCAGCTGCCGTGGGTCGGCTTCGCCTACGAGACGTTCGGAGCGACACGGCAGGCAAGCCGGCTCTGGTGGGCAGCGTCGGAAACGCGGCTGGCTGGCCTTGCGGCCGACAGCACGATGGCCGCTTTCTTCGTCTTCATCACCTTCGTGTTGACGTCAGCGCGCCGCAGCCTGCTGTGGTGCCTGTTCTGGGCGCCGATCGGACTCTACGCCATCAAGCTGACGACCAGCAAAACCTCGCTCGGCGTGATGGTGATCTACGTCGTGTGTCTCGTCATCATCCGGATCCTGCCCGAGCGTGAGAAGTTTCCCATGCTCCGGCGCATGTCGCTGGCATCGTTTCTGTCGATCCTGGTCCCGTTCCTTCTCATCGCTCTATTCGCGGGGAACGGGCTGACCAGCATTTCGAAAGGCCTCTTCAGCCTCCAGGATCGCGTCAACAACAGCTGGCAATTGCCGTTCGTGTACATGAGCGACCTGATGCCCGTCGGGTTCGTCTTCGGCTGCGGGCTCGGTTGCTTCAACTATCCGCAGTTGCTGTTCTCGAACAAGCTGAGCTACTACGTGCCGGTCGATAATTTCTATCTCGGCACCTATCTCATGTTCGGGCCGATCTTCCTGGTGTTCGTGGTGCTTTCGATCGTCGCGATCGCCAGGTCCAGGGACATCTACAAGCTCTCGGCGGCCTTCGCGATGAATCTCTTCACCATCACCGTGCTTGCCTATGGTCCTGCGAGCGGCCTGATCATGCTCGCCGTGGCCTTCAGCGATGTCTTCGGCGGATCGAAGCGCGAGGAAGCTCCGGCAGACGTGGCCCCGCTTGCGCCTGACGTCAACGATCTGGTCTCGCGGCCAGCGTGAAACCGATGTCACCCCGCACGGCGTTTTTCGGCGTATCGGCCTTGCCCGGCGTCGACCTTGGATGGCGAACGGAGAACAGGCCGTGAGCGATGACAACAAGGGCTTCCTGCCGGCTATCCAGGGACTGCGCGGCGTTGCGGCGCTGACCGTTCTGATCGTGCACCTTCAGGACATGCCGCTTCTGGCGGGCTTCCTGCCGCCGATCTGGTCGTGGCTCGAGGCGACGATCAACATGGGCGGGCATGGGGTCGAGCTCTTCTTCATGATCAGCGGCTTCCTGATCCCGGCGAGCCTCGTGCGCCACCGCAGCGTCGGAAAATTCTTCCTCGACCGCTGCCTGCGCATCCTGCCGGTGTTCGTGATCCTGCATGTGATCCTGTTCACGATCGGGCCGCTGGTCGGCTACAAGTTCTTCAAGGGGATCGACCTGGCGACGTATCTCAAGCTGTTCTTCGTCAATCTGGCGTTCCTGCCGGATGCGCTGGGATTGCCGATCGGCCAGCAGAACGCCTGGACGCTCAGTTATGAATGGGCGTTCTACATCCTGTTCGCGCTTGCCTTCGTCGCGGCGGCGCGGAACTGGGTGCTGGCTGCACCGTTTGTCGCGCTCGCTGCCGCGGGCATCATCTATCGGCCGATCGCCGCGTTCTTTCTGGTCGGATTGCTG includes the following:
- a CDS encoding GNVR domain-containing protein, which gives rise to MFQPRDQFPQRPKYAIEVGGTTLSAERALDIVRRQWPLIVAIVAGTLALVLVYLISATPMYTANARILMDTRQTQVLDKDSGTANALIDPGFVDSQVEILQSDDLILSIVRRLKLTEDAEFNGSEPGLLPLIIGKVMSLFGSDGPPSKERVERGAVELLQKNLKVERVLTTYVLSLNYRSIDPNKAAKIANAIADAYIVGALEAKYQSTKRAGEWLQQRSAELREQATASDRAVQTFKAENNIVGTSRGLMSEQQLADANSQLVTARAATAEAKARLDRIEALLDKDLVQPTVTDALNNTVITRLRAQYLDLAAQYADWSSRYGKTHQAAINLANRMEELRKAIADEVRRIADAYRSEYEIAKSRETSLDENLKNLVSQAGSTSQAQVKLRDLESAADTYRNLYNNFLEKLQNATQNQSFPISEARIISTAVKPDKKSSPKTLLALMGGLFGGLCFGFGAAFARELLSDVLRSPSDVEDQLGVKCLGVLPDIRPSRTSADGPDANVSSYVVEHPFSRFAETLRNIKVSIDVARLSREVKVIGILSSLPKEGKTTVAANFGHLTALTGHRTLLIDGDLHTRSLTRALAPHSKSGLVEALKDPRSFGYHIQRSKESGLDFLPSVVASRMVNSADVIASKSMADLLAVVREEYEYIIIDLAPVMPVSDAKAVSHLVDAMVYVIEWGRTTRNALQESMASSEGIQKKLLGAVLNRANPKMLKRIEAYKGSHYNSYYVEGA
- a CDS encoding transglutaminase-like cysteine peptidase, with translation MSWIIKSLVAIGIASTGTAAKAEILNDGSLNQAKSAFIREYDNALAPLQFVKFCINNDAECAVDAADRTLPSGDRAMSMLREVNSAVNASITPMQKSTNPMVARWTVSPSAGDCNDYAVTKRHQLIEMGWPKSALRLAVVLTNGGQGHLVLVARLADGDFVLDNLSASVRPWNAAEYEWISMQSGGNPRFWVAVGDHGERLRATRLAMLRTIE
- a CDS encoding O-antigen ligase; amino-acid sequence: MGAISRFFAAAVFVLAPLPLGSLDLAWICFWNFLLVCSLLTADLSAVSRRNAMLLIPLAVAIATVGVMVALQMWSSPAAQSAAVWELPRQFFGVALPERLSVTARGPWLAFGSVLLLSLAFTRAVILASEASAARSLLRILAWAGCLYALYGILAELIAPDMILFRQKEAYLGFVTGTFVNRNTAATFFGTCALLFLVPLLRTMHRQEGGPAEQPGWRSRLDQILSAPVALGAGFAICTIALAMTGSRAGLLLSVGAFVLAIILYLMPLELGRSRKWLVLGGSAAAGLVLLQLVGGIVADRIVEHGLIDPQRLTAYQASLEIIADHGLLGVGLGNFEAVFPANRPASLGSLGIWDRAHSTPLEIAVELGIPAFAIIALACLWYFYHLFTGSLRRKRDRYIPVIGASVAVLGVAHSCIDFSLQIPGYGVFFAAVVGCGLAQSLPSQMRKERGKSVQVELN
- a CDS encoding acyltransferase translates to MPVHKPKAHYVPLDSVRGLAALCVVVHHFVGSETLKTILPNRAWIDVAFFHNSWLCVDLFFVLSGIVISMSYMKSDFGAFDFRDFVARRIARIYPLHLATLLAFLSFRLMKLGLVAVGILHFAPPEMPVNNYVSFIVNLLLLQASGIINYLSWNGPSWSISAEFYTYLVFAAVMLAAQAARNVRMVYALSILLVVGSLGIILFVLGMETLDFHYQFGIVRCILSFFLGVLTVRAVAMVRPGVSPMLQSAVQIGAAVTAIVIISVVAWLPAISFIAPVVFAILLGSLMLFPNRPLPELLTAKPLVWLGKRSYSIYMVHALVLVLLEYFARGVGAARFQSLDGLLPGLPASVLLVGFVGAVLALSSLTYATIEMPGSRLVLGLLRPRPAKSLAAAE
- a CDS encoding acyltransferase produces the protein MSDDNKGFLPAIQGLRGVAALTVLIVHLQDMPLLAGFLPPIWSWLEATINMGGHGVELFFMISGFLIPASLVRHRSVGKFFLDRCLRILPVFVILHVILFTIGPLVGYKFFKGIDLATYLKLFFVNLAFLPDALGLPIGQQNAWTLSYEWAFYILFALAFVAAARNWVLAAPFVALAAAGIIYRPIAAFFLVGLLFSFVDLRIRVAGWPGVLVGILCGAAMYVSIEYLHPLVGLIPGTLLFGMVLAPDSGLAAALSARPLQFLGKISYSLYLVHPFALFPLQIIGAKLAAHGVNLWLLWAGFAGLGLIVALIACTVSYELIEVRLRRLLDPALRGLLFGVRREARYVA